Proteins encoded in a region of the Gammaproteobacteria bacterium genome:
- the yihA gene encoding ribosome biogenesis GTP-binding protein YihA/YsxC, whose translation MDYHAAKFVISAAKLDACPADSEVEVAFAGRSNAGKSSAINALANQPRLARTSKTPGRTQLINFFLVEPGRYLVDLPGYGFAKVPLAVKHKWQQELERYLRRREALTGLVLLSDIRHPLKEFDRMMIQWSVEAELPLHLLLTKADKLKRGAARNTLLAIRKELKELPDITVQLFSINQEDTIRTLARQLDSWLQVPDDTDAATGS comes from the coding sequence ATGGATTATCACGCCGCCAAATTTGTCATCAGCGCCGCAAAACTGGACGCCTGTCCTGCCGACAGCGAGGTCGAAGTGGCATTCGCCGGGCGCTCGAACGCAGGCAAGTCCAGTGCCATTAATGCCCTCGCCAACCAGCCCCGGCTGGCCAGAACCAGCAAGACTCCCGGCCGTACCCAGCTGATTAATTTCTTTCTGGTGGAGCCCGGCCGCTACCTGGTGGATCTGCCGGGTTACGGATTCGCCAAGGTGCCTCTGGCAGTGAAGCACAAATGGCAACAGGAGCTGGAACGCTACCTGCGGCGCCGGGAGGCCCTGACAGGCCTGGTATTACTGAGCGACATACGTCACCCGCTGAAGGAATTCGACCGCATGATGATCCAGTGGTCCGTAGAAGCCGAGTTGCCCCTGCATCTGCTATTGACCAAAGCGGACAAACTGAAACGAGGCGCCGCCAGGAATACCCTGCTGGCAATCCGCAAGGAACTTAAAGAGCTGCCTGACATCACCGTACAGCTCTTTTCCATCAACCAGGAAGACACCATCAGAACCCTGGCGAGGCAGCTGGACAGCTGGCTGCAGGTGCCGGATGACACCGATGCAGCGACAGGCTCCTAG